In Benincasa hispida cultivar B227 chromosome 8, ASM972705v1, whole genome shotgun sequence, the sequence CAGAAAGAACAGAAAAACACTAACAAGCATAATGATTCAATCAATAACTAAACCACTGATGCAAATTTCAAGTTTAATTGATATAGGTTCTCTCACATTGGCCCTCCCTTACCTTGTGATGAGCAAAATCTATGTGGGAAGGATCTGAGACATTCTCCATTAGTGTATCGTAACCATAAAATAGATCCCGCTGAATCGTAACTGACGAGAACTCGGGCTTATCAAAGTCATCAGGGAGCCTAGACAATTGCAGTGATAATGAAGGAATGATCGCATATTGCGGTTAAATAATACATGGAAAGGTGAAGCTATTTAATGATTAATTCTGAATCAACTACCTTGGAGGTGTGGTGGCATTGGCTCTTTCCCAACCATTCTCATCAGGCCAAACAAAGAGGAGGCCTTGTGACACCAGAGTAGGGAACCTTGTAGCACATGCTCTAGGTGACTGATGAGCCCTAGATTCTGGGCCTTCTGATGATGCCTGGGGGATTTTAACACATGATCCACACCCATCAAAGGACCATCCATGGTATGAGCACTGCAAATTGCCACCTTCATCTATCCGCCCTTCCTAAAAAATCACATCATCAAATTGACGTGAGAAAGATTTCATCATACTACTCGTCTCCttttatttgtgaaaaaaattGCAAGAAGCAGTTTTGAACCATATGATTTATTGCACTTGCAACCACACTCTCAATCTTTTCCATCCTTATAACTTTGGACTGGTTTTAGGTGGTTAGAGACAGACTCTTTTGAGGTTTAGTCTCTCGTTAGATATCATGTTTCTTTTTGGGTTTTGGTTACAAAGAccttttgtaactattctattGGTTCTATTTTGTAAAGTTGGAGTCTCTTTTTTTTAGAGGGATTCATCTCTCTTAGCTTGGTTTTCTCGTCGTTTctctaaaagtaaaaataaataaaaacaaactttGTGATTAGTTGGGTTTGATTGCAACAATTTCATAAGTTTGATGTAATAATTGGCACAAGTAACAATACTATAATTTAGAGGCGATTATAGTTTGGAATTTTAAGGTGAGTCGTTAAGGATTTAGAATCGGTTCAATTGTTCAAGGTATTTTTCAAGTTGCAACTAACAAATTATATCTAATCCAAGCTAGCATAAATGACCATATCAAAGGTCAATAATTCCATCTCTACCACTACAAtggttgaaattaaaaaaacaagtctatataaattagaatttttttggTGACTAGATTTGCATTTTTTTCAGCTAATTCCATAAATTGGAATTGACAAGTTTTAGATGTAGGGCAAAAAGGAATTGCAAGAGCACAATCAACTGGCCAGTTCTTTTCACTACCACAAACCCAAAGCTCCGCCCAAATTCACCAGAGGGACTAGAGGATTCCAATGTAACACAATTTTTTAACCTTAATGGGAGCTAGATGGCCAGAATGCACTCACATTATCAACCCCTAACTTGTTTAACTTCTTCCCTTTTGCAAAAACTAAATTCAAGGACAAACCCAACAAAAACTTTTAGCATAACCTTCTTTAAATttacctattaaaaaaaaaataaaaaataaaaaataaaaaataaaaataaaaaaaaagcttCACTGTGCTAAATGAAAGTCAGAAAGCTTACAGACAAAGGAGCAAGACGATGAGGACATCTATCATCAAAAGCAACCCACTCGCCTCTTGATTTATCAAACCAAAGAACAATATCTCTTCCCAGAAGCTGAAACGGGGTTGGCAAAGCAGGGTCCAAATCTTCAATCAGAGAAACAGGGTACCAATTATCCCTCCAAGAAAACGGCGAAGACGAGCTCTCATTGCCCGATTCATCCACTTCCACTTCATCCGAATTCACCGCCTCAGATGTCTCGGATTCTGCCGTCGATGGCACCGTTGGAGGCGCAGCCACACGAACAGGCCTAATACCCGATGCCCTACCATGCAATTTCCTCAACGGAAAATTAGGGTTCCGATCCGCCGCAATTAAAGAAGGAACTATTCTGAgagattttacatcatttaaGGAGGATGTAATGAGAGTAGCAGAAAAAACAGATGTGGAAATCGAAAGAGCCATTAAAGAGAAGCAATCGAGCTCATTCAAAAACAAACacagaaaatgaaatttaaaacgGACAAGTGTAGATCAAATTAGAAGATGTTGCGTACACGTTTGAAGATGAAATTTCTAGGACTCTGTTGTAGAAGGAAAGTGAAGAGTTGCTTTCTGATGAAACTAATGGCGTCTGGCCCGCAGGAATTGGAGGGAGGGCTCGGATTCGAAGGGTTCAGACAGGGTTTCGGCCATGGATGAATCATGTCCACAGAATTTGAGAAACGTGAAAATTCAACAGGAAAATCGATGGAGAAAGATCGGCGTACGGTGATAGCGGGATAGGAAAttggattttcatttttttttttttttttctccttttgttaTACCAACCGTATGTTGAATATTTGAGTGAAGCAACCACTCAAAATCGTTTTTCATTTGGACTCCATTTTTGTAAcgttttcgttttttgttttttttttcatttaagaaGAAGTTGACATGTTGGTTaatgtttctatttcttgtttctaaaaTTAGAGAAATgtttccaaaaaataaaatcaaatttgtgctatttttattttatttatatttttttacaaaaattaaaaatcaaacttGATCGGTTGGTAGACAAGCGTGTCTTAACTTTCTTTGAGTGTCAAAATCTCCAGTTTGATTCTAAGATGAATCACttctatttatttcatttttttaagttttttatatttctttcttaattttACACTACTTTCTAACTTATTTACACACGTAGCAaaattttactatctattaATGATAGTTTACGATAGATATCTACCACActgacattttgttatacttaaaaatattttcaacgaTTTTATCATTTAATCAATTACCGTCTTCAATAGgtatatctaaatatttttttatttaaaatttaaaattttgcaaTAAACATGCTTATATATTactttgatttaaattttttgtttttagtacaTTTAGAACCAGttaaaattttacaatttttaaactttatttatattcaattagttcactttaatattttataaacacaACTTTTACATGATAATATAATTTAGTTGTCAATTGAGTCAACGTCATCTAAGACAAATGACTTTAATGAGAAATAatattagaaatcaaatttagaacatataaatgataaaaataattatattatcgTTATTAATTTTGCATCGAGAAGGAAGTATGTGTATTTGATCATGTAAATtatgttttataattattttttatattttaatgtatgttatatatttttttattttacatcattaaattatatttaggCTATAAAATAGGAGAAAATGTAAGGGACGAAATACAAGAAACGATAAAcaataaatgattatcaaacaagtttttgtttgtttctttcttttaagaaaTAAGAAACACAAATAGTTACCTATTTTTCTAGTTCTTAAATAATAGGACACAAGAAATATGAAATAGAAAATTAGAACATTATCAAACGGGccctttgttttttgtttttggtttttgaaaattaagtttatttcctcacattttcttacaatgatttgcatatttcttaattaCAAGAGATGAATTcttatccaaattttaaaagtaaaaacaaatatttaaaaactactttttagtttttaaaaattgacttagttttttaaaaacatgggtaaaaagtagataagaaagcaagaaatttagatGTGAAAGGGATGTTTGTAGGcttacttttcaaaaactaataataattattaaaaaaaaataactaaatagtTACTAAACGAGATTGGAATAAATTGGTTTTAGGAAAAATGATTTCTTTTAGTGTTTAATGGTTAATCTCTCTAGTTGGTATGATATATATAATTACCAAAATGTTCTCATTAGTCCTCTACCTCACTTCCATCGTGGTTGTTATCGCTACCACCACCCTCACTGCCACCGGCAACCTCCAAAGACCAATGTTAGCAACTTTCGTGATCACTAGTGGCAATCTACTCCATCGAAACTACCTACAACCATCTCTGATAACCACCACCAATGACCAACTCTGACGATCACCACTAGCAGTCAACTTTGGTAGCCACCACCACCAACTCCAATGACAACTAGCTCTTGCAACCACCTCCGACAAAATCAACCTCGATAGCCAACACCAACAACCCTCTTCGACAATCAACTCTAGCAATGACCATCTCTAATGGCCAGTTCTAGCGACCaagtattatatttatatattaaaaagagagagatcaataaaagtgtttttaaatcAACAGTTCATAGTTTTTAATAGTCGttctttatagtaatttgacattaatagaACCACCTTTAATATATCAGAAGACAAaattatatagaaaaatattttttacaaaaattaagcaaacacaaaagtatttttattttaagtagTTTACCAAAAGTGTTTATATGagattagaaaattaatttaaaaaataaaaaaataaaaaatcagacCCTTAATTATTCACATTGCTTCTCTTGGTTTTTAGTGGTTGTGAAATTAAAATCATCTTTACAACGGTGTCCAACTAAGACTCCTTATCTCCTAATCTAGTATAATAATATTCTCACGTGTTAGGACCTTTTTGCTCGCTTTTAACTAATCCAATACAATAGTAATCTCATATATTAGTATTTTTCTTTACTTTCTCATGTGCCCGTCCTTGTTACTTTATATTCTCATTAATGGTGTACGAAAGGTAATATGAAAATTAACattcaattaatatattttaaaaaatgatcactcttaattatttttaaaaatggagaCAAACACCAAGAAATTTGGGTTTCCcattagaaaaataaaggagaaaTATCTTTTGGAGATGTttggatttttataaaagaTCAACGCATTGGACGACTTAGCAACCATAGAAATCCGTCGTATCCACAACCAAATCATCTACCTCAACGGGTAGGGCAATAGTGCTAAATTAAAGGTCAAAGGTTTTATACATTGCAAATATAGCATTAGGCTCAAAATATTAGTAAATATATtatcatgtaaaaaaaaattatcattgaTAAGAGTTACCATCAATTAATAGTCTATTAGCAATAGATCTGTAtatgcaattttttaaaaatattgttatacacttaattataaCTCAAAAAGTGTGATCCACTGTAATTACCCTTTTAAATATCCATATCAACATTAAGTCTCAATTTTATAAGAAGAtagaaatattgataaaatatcgGTGTTGAacatttcttcaaaaaaatatatatataaacaaaaaaaatcaaaacagtACTTAAATgagtaaataaatattctaCCCTTTTTAACAAGAAAAGTTTATTATCATTAGCATTTGAATGTAAAAATATCCATCACATATAGATGAAAATTTACAACTGAAATTCATCAAAACCATTCAACCCTATCATACACTACTTGTAAGTTATATCTAGCTTAAGAGCAACTCACAAAGAATCCCTTCCAATGAGAAAAACCATGTTGTACCACTGGCTAAGAGATTGAAGATGAATTGACCAAGTTAATGACCTGAGTAAAATAGTATGACAAACAATTATACaaggaaaggaaaatgaatcaaCTTAACTTGGATTAAATATTGAGTTGAAAACTAAGCTCATCATCCACAGTAAGAACACAACCTTACAGATTTTTGCCAAGAGATTTGTAAATGCAGGGAGATTACAAAGACATACAACAAAACAAGCCCACGAAAGAGAGCACCTTAAAGAAATGAACTACAATCAAGTAAAATAAGACGGAGTGAATAATTACAATACAAACTCCACATCGACACCCAACGACAATGCGAATGCACACACCCCCGATTTCCATAAAGACGAACTTCGTTTTCCCCAAACAACAAATGAAGTGAAGGTACTCCTTGATCATAGGACTAAAATATTTGTGACAAGTAATCTAAATGCAGACGAATCAAATAAGTCATTTCAAACAAATTGAGCATGGAAACGATTACAAAATAAAAGATCTAGATCTTCCATCACCCTCTAACACAGAATGCAACAGAAAGACCTCACCAAAGAAGACAACTTCCTCATAGTGATTCACCATCCAAAGTAGTGATTCACTATGAATAACTGAACATATACGAAACTCCAAAATGGCCACTTGACTCAGATTAACTTGTGGATTGATTCGACTCTGTTATTGTTTGAATACAGGTGGGAAACAATTCTCTAACGTGTTGAACGATCGACTCTGGGTTCAAGACTAATGCTATGTGCTTGACACCCATATCATATCCCAAATGGAAAGTGCCCAACTCAGTTTGCAGTGCTTTGTTTTGAGTGTTTCCAAAGAGACATCATAGAACTTACCATCCTGCAAAGTCTGAAAGACAACAATGAAACACAAACTAACATTGAATTTCGACTAAAATTACAGGACCCTACAGTTTATTCAATCATTGTACAGTTGCACATGCATCTCAGATAATCTATGAGCAAACGAACCACACTAGAATATGGATACAGAGGACCTAAGACAAATTAAGCTTATTGTGGCATTGTGGGTTGGATCAAACTTTCAAATTGAGGTACCCCTTAAACCCTAATGACAAGTATAAGGCGTATTGATCAAAACTTTGTGTCGGCGTCTTTGTTTTAACTACGTTATTCGTTGACCATTGAAAAGCAACGAACCCTAAATACTAACTAGTTGCAGTGATTCAATTTCAGGTTCAAATACAAACTTGTCAAGTAGAAGTTAGGGTAAATCTTGAGAAATCCAGAAAAGAGTCCCAACAATGTAGCCAGGATCAAGCAAACAACAAAAGAATTCACATCATATAAACCGATTTTCATTCATTCAATTCCAAAATATGcaacaaaaggaaaagaaatcaaCAATTCAGAACAGTCATGCTGCTTTTTACACGATAAAACCCAAATATTTATCGATCTAAGAGCTAGTGAACTTGGTAACAGCCTTAGTACCCTCGGAGACGGCGTGCTTAGCCAACTCACCAGGAAGAACAAGGCGCACTGCCGTTTGGATCTCCCGAGAGGTGATGGTCGGCTTCTTGTTGTAGCGAGCAAGCTTAGAGGATTCCTGAGCGAGCTTCTCGAAAATGTCGTTGATGAAACTGTTCATAATCCCCATGGCCTTGCTGGAGATTCCGATATCAGGATGAACTTGCTTGAGGACTTTGAAGATGTAGATCTTGTAAGTCTCAATGCTCTTCTTggctctcttctttttcttatcaGAGGCATCTTTGGGAAGCTTCTTCTCGGCCTTTGGCTTCTTCTCCGCCGGAGCTTTCTCGGCCTTCTTCTCCTCCGCCGCTGGCTTCTTCTCGGCGGGCTTCTTCTCGGCCTTTGGCGCCATAACTAAGGATTTGGAGATTTCTGAGAGATGAAAATCGCAAGTGAGAAAAGAGTGAGTTCTGAGAAGAGAGTTGAGGGGATTGATATTTATAAATGGAGACGGCGCTATGTGATTGGTTGATTCTGTTTCGACGCG encodes:
- the LOC120083279 gene encoding histone H2B.7; translation: MAPKAEKKPAEKKPAAEEKKAEKAPAEKKPKAEKKLPKDASDKKKKRAKKSIETYKIYIFKVLKQVHPDIGISSKAMGIMNSFINDIFEKLAQESSKLARYNKKPTITSREIQTAVRLVLPGELAKHAVSEGTKAVTKFTSS